ttatgtatctacttttatatattttaaaaaattaaagagCTCACAAATTTATATCTCCTCATCTTTAGTGCTCAAGATCTTTTGATTTAATAGTTGACCCAACCACTTGTTGTTTGAAAATATCCTCCACTTCAACTGGTATTTTTTTCATGAAAAGCAGACATGAGATAACAAGTCCAGTGTTTCACTAAGATTTCGAATAGTGGTCCCGAATTCAAGTCGATTCAATAGTTGACCCAACCCCTTGTTGTTTGTATCTCCTCACCCACTAAGGATGAAGAGACAATGTATATTATAGGGTAATCCGATCTGCAAGGACCATGATTAGGAATTGTTTGATCGTCTTTCTCTTAGGAATGGGCAAAATAGAATCAACTTGAATTTGGGACCACTATTCGAAATTTTAGTGAAACACTAGATTTATTATCTCATGTCTGCTTTTCATGAAAAAAATACCAATTGAAATGGAGGGTTTTTTCAAACAAGGGGTTGGGTCAACTATTAAATCAAATGATTTTGAGCATCAAAGATGAGGAGATATAAATATGtgaggtctattaattttttaaaatatataaaaaaaataaatacataaataagaaaattaattaaaaaataaattagtaAGGGCACGATAGTCTTTTTAAGGAACACAGAGACCAAAcacgcaacaaaaataaacagtagggaccatccgggttaaaaaaataagttagggaccaaaaacataaattcccccaaaccatagggaccattcatgtaatttattcTTACTTTTCATCTTattcatatttgggtaactatttttttttgtatacacatctaggtaacgaacttgttaaAAGTGTTTATATCTAGGATAGAACATGCTACAAACGGTCATAATGATCATATGtaaacacttccaacaagtttgttatcTATATGTGTAAAAATAAAATAGTTACCCATATATGAACTTACTGAAAAGTTAATTACTTTCCCAAGTCATTATCCCTCTAATTATGGCATTGTATTTTTATAATATAATGTTTTaataagaaaattttaaaataaaattttgaaaataaagttATAATGAAATTGTGTTTTTACGGTACAATagttttataaaaatttaaaaaaaaataaaaaaataaaaaataaaaaaaaaaataaaaaaactatgaACAAAATAATCTTATTATATATTATGCTTAAAAAATGGGCTAACTCTTAACTTTTTTCTGGATATGTATTAGATGACTAAGTGTGacactcatgtattacatgagtttatttaaaaataattaaatataaaattttaacaatttgagaaatttgtatttataagaaaaatgataaATGAAGCTTTAatacattgaatacattacatatataagcaTTTCTAATAATtacgttacatgtatattatcTTAcacattaaatatgaaattttaatttaataaaatgaaaatacaataaaatgacaagtagaaaatagaaaattcaaaaattctattAAATGACACGTATCCAAATAAAAGAGGAGATCAAatgtgacaaaaaaaaattgatttattaTAAAGGATATGTCATTTTCTTGTATGATGATGAAAGAAACGTGGCGTTATGTCTCATTGGTGAAAACGTGGCACACTTCGTTTCATAAAGATGTACAGCCAGATATATACTTTAATTGTCCGGATTCATTAATATTCAAAGCTAATTCTtgtccataataattaataattgaGCTCCTGAGGAAAAGCCAGCCCATGCTTTCCCTTATTAATAAAGGATAATTGACGCAATTGGTCGatgtttatttcattttttttcaaatattatcaCCCATCTTTAATACTTACTCTTAGAGCCCCCTCCATTTTTACATTGTTAGAATTATGGTGAAAACAAGCAAGAGTGATCCTTAAACATCCATTCAAAGATCTTGAAGGATGGATAAGGCGAAGCTAAGTGAAAGAACTACAATAACAATCTACTTGAACTTGATTTTTAGCGGTAAAGATTCATTTCTTTTGGTTGGTAAATTGTTTCGTTAAATATATTTAAGTTAAGTggattgacttgttgaccaaaatcaatcttgataaatattaaacaagtaaggaaggtatAGAATGCACAACTGTTTAAGTTTATTCAACATTCAAAGTAGATTGTCATTTAGGGGGCAACCCCTAAACGAACAAGTTCTGGGAACAACGACCCTATCAGTCGGGTCCAAGGGATGGCAGCCCCTGGCAGGGTCCAAGGGATAGAATCCTTGCTGGGTTATGTTgctatatcaaaatttcatgagAAATCCTGTTTTTTGGAAAATTGTCTCATTTTGACCGTTATCCTAAAATCAGTTTTTTATAATAGTTTTGTTGGTTTTGTGACAGTTTGAAACTCTCATgtgatagtttttttttattaaaaaaaaaaaaaaaaaaaaaaaaaaaaaaaaaccgagaTACAAGTTTTGGACCTTCAGACTTCTAACTTTCTCGTTctttgttcttgttcttcaaaCTTATCAGTCTTATCCAACTCACGATTGCAATATACCATTGaaatacttcgatttgaaagtgaTAATCACAACTCTCATAATTCCAAGTGTTTTTACTTCCAAATTTCTAACACTCCTTTCTTTATAATACGACACATAAAGTATGATGCTAAGCGAGAAAGATTTTAAAGAGCTAGAAGGTGAAGACATAAGGGGGGAGCTGAAAAGAACATGAGTGGCTATTAATCTATGATGCAAAGAAAACTGAACTTTTTGTACCTAGTTCCAAATGAGTGCTTGGATAACAAGTATTtcatggaaaaacatagtgtagttcacatatttatttatcaAAACAAAGAGTAATTAgaattatttttgaaaataagatggTTTTTTAGCTAATTGACAAACATGATCATTAAAAAGTTGATAACTTTCCTTTTAGCAGTATTTTCACTATTCTGCCTTCTTGTTTGGCTTTGGGTACTCTCTAACTACTAAATGTTAACATAACCTTTATATACCCATACAAATTAAGAAAATATTGATTTAAATGTAAAGCGTGCAGCTGCTAATTTGTGGGGGATTGTTTTTGCAGAAAAAAGAAGTATGATGGGAAATTATGTAATTTTGTTCCCTACTTACgctttttagtttttatattGCAATCATGCAAGCCAATATATTATATATGATCTTCGATGGACTTTTAGAACTCTCCGATTTTGGAAGCCAATTATTCCAGAGTTACTCGCAAGCATATATAGCAGACCTTAGACCTTCCTCCCACCATATCCTTATACCAATCAAAAACATTTTAATTTCCCTTCTTCACTCATGGCGATTTCATACAAACAAAACACTGCTTGTGGAGTTCGTTCCATAAGATTCCCTACAACATCCTATCCAATCACTCATCGGATCGAGAATGAGCTTACCCACATCAAGACATGGGTATTATCATCATGGTCTTGTAAGCCCACTACAGAAACGGTTTCTGAGAGTTTATGTAAGTTGTCACCATTGTATGGACTCCTTCAAGAGCTTATCAGTTCTTTATCTTCTATCCAAAATGAAAACTGGGTTGATGAGCTAATGGATGCACTTGTCGGTTTCTTGGATGTTTGTGGCATCATGAGAGATATCGTGTTAGAATATAAAGGTCATGTTGTTGTCCTTCAGTGCGCTTTAAGGAGGAGAAAGGGAGTTTCAACCCTAGAAAACAGCATTGTACAATATAATAGTTTTAGGAAGAGAATTACAAAAGATGTCAAGCGTTTGATAGCAAGTTTCAAGCAATCAATGGCCAGAAAGTTAGACCATCAACATGATCACGATCATGAGGTGGTGATCAAAACGGTAAAGGAAGTTACGAATGTGACTGTTACCATTTTCGAGTCACTCTTGAAGCTTTTTTTAATGGAAGAGTCAAAAACGCCAACGGAAAATAAATGGTCAATAGTGGTATCAAAATTATTCCAAAAATCCAGAGTGACATGTGAAGAACATCACCATCTACAACAAGAACAACGTTCGAGAATAACTTATGATTTCGAAGGTTTAGACGTTGTATGTCCCACTCGATCCATTAAAGATGGATTGTGGTCTTGGTCAAATGGTAAATGTCAATTGGAGACGATGGAAGCTCAACTAGGAAGAATTGAAGACAGTTTGGAGAGTATATATATGACATTAATCAGAACAAGAGGATCTCTTTTGAACACTGTTTCCTACATGAACTAAAAACTTGTACTTAGTTATGTATAAAAATACAAGTACAAATAGAAACCGACAATTCCATTTATTGTTTTTAATACCTGGCTTAATTTTGATGGGTTTTCTGACATAGTCGAACACGTGTGGGAAGATATATGTCGGTGTTGGTTCTAATTCGAAGTGGAttgtttcaaatgaatgtttaaaggTATTAAAAGTAGGATGATTGAATGATATCATTGTACTCGTGATCTTTAGGAGTAAGCTAGGAATGATAATTAGGCTCGAGAAAGTAGATGAAAAAATTGATTAAGGGACGGCAACCAAATTTGAAGCTGGATTATCTTTTAAAAAATGTTCGATATAGAAAAGAAAGTAATAAAGGATcaacgtcaaaaataaaatgaaaaccaAATGGGATATTGATGCGATAAAAATCGAAGCTTTTCATGTAGTTTGAAAGAGAACATAGATGTACGTCACCAGCGAATTTAAAACCAAATACTACATGGTTGCTTACTGAAATATCACTGAAACATATAGAAACTAAAATTTACTAATAGCGGGTTGGCTCAAAATATCAATGGTTTTAGAATTATATCCGGTGAGGTCTTacagtttaatatatattaataaacatatcttCTTAATCCAAATTTTTTAATACATCATTTTCACATGATAAAATTTCATAGTTGGTCGTTCTGTCGAATCGACATGTAGTGAGTTTAAATCAAGATTCGTGTGCTTATGTTGCTCTTTAtcattatttttatgttttattttaaaaaacatatgtAAAAACATTCTTGAATCTTAATTCCGAAAATTCAAACACAATTACACAAACCAATCAACCATAAATGTTTTACTAAAATAGACAAAGTAAAGACAAAATCACAAAAATCACAAGAGTAACAAAATTTTCTGTAATCTATCATTGTAAATTTATAATCAAAAGGCGAGGCACAAAACTTTCTATAACGCCGGTAATTTTAaggtatttatttaattaatttggtTACTCatttaattatgattttgggctTGAAAACCTTGGACTTGATCTTTGGCCTTGGGGGTGCCATATGCAGGTCGGGCATACCACCCATGTACACGGGGTGTACATGAGTAAGTGGATAGCAGGTTCCATACACGTATGCACAACGTACAAgatggtacgcgcaacgtacgtgtccagacccaaaaccctaatatttagggtttgagcattatttaaagaacattacgtCCCAAAGATCCTTTCTATCAGCCTCCCTTTTGTCCCTAATCAGCTTCCACGAAACCCTAACTCCAttgttgagtgttcttgagcttagaAATTCATTTTAGGTgtattttggtgcttttgaaggAAGGAAATCATCTAACACCCAATTCTGAAAGTATTCTTTTATAAATTAAGGAGGCCAAGGCTGGGGGCGTTTCGGTCATTTATGGGTCTCGGGTTCTATTCGAAAGGTTTTAAGGCTCAGGTGTATAGataggagcgtagggcttctcgccaccttttcgtggatataaagttcgtcggaaacggacttataatgaagaagttatagcaCTTTAAAGTTATTGGCAGAATTGGCCCCTAAACGGAAAAACTTGCATGCAAAGGCGGCAAttgggtgagtacgcccagctttacgctgggttacgcccaacgtataaaTAAGAATGATCGTGGGTGCTTAaggcgtacacccaacgtacaggAAGTGCGCCAAGCGTAcgtccagaaaccaaaaaaaccctaattttagggtcaagcactatataaagaacataatggctaaaaccctagcctccttatctaTCCCATAccctcagaaaaaccctagaacgcCTCATCCCCTCATTCTTGTGTGATTTTAACCTTGAAAAGCCCATCTTGGAGGTTTTAAGCTAGGAAGAAGAAATAATAAGTTTGCAAGGAAGGACTTAGGATAGTTTGTGCTCATAGATCTGGGAAAACATCATCATTTGGGACTCTTTGGAGTtctaaagttcgtaactttacctAAGAATGCTTACATCTAGTGTAGTTTGGTTTTGGAGTCATTTTGGTTCCAAGAATAGACCTTTATGATGCAACTTCGTTTTTTAGCATAGGGTTTCCACCCTCAGAGCTAAAAGTGTCCCATAAGgagtaaagtttcaatcttgatGGTCTATTTGTAAtaatgcatgagatctagcccttTTATGGAAGTATAAGATCATTTTCAGAGTTTGGGCTTATTTGGGTTAAGTAAAGTcacaaagtcagtgactttatggaataaaacgtagaaaaggacttggatctgaGATTGTAGCCTCTGGagtggagtattaagcacttaatgggaaaatgacttaacagggggagtacgttgagcgtacatgcTGGTATGCCCAGTGTACGCACCATTTAGCTTGTGCACTTAGCatacataggagtacgcccaacgtactcatcagtTATGGGCTTGTCAtgttttgggcctcggtttgggccatgcaGGGGAGAGGCTCGAGATAGGAGAGTAGTGAGTGTGGcggggtcccgtatctcactatcagcaggagcatAGACGGGGTTTCATGACTCACTAGTAGCAGGACAGGGgtggggcccaagataggcgaggccttagaataGGGATACAATAGagtatgtttagtttatgtgttatgtgttatcttATATGGTTGTATATGCCTAGCGGTCAGGACCTAGAGATTGGCgaggcctaagagaaacagatctgtataccgagcggtgctcgatgccaggcggggcccgatgccaaaGCATGTCCGAAGTCGGGCTAGTCCCGATGCAGCGGGCGGGGCCCCAATATGTGGTTatgtatatggtatgtggtaggttggggaactcattaagcttcgtgcttacaggtttcagttttggtttcaggtacttccggtaatgGAGGGAAGATCTCGGGATGATCGCAtagcacacaccaagaagttttagcctgggatgtttcacTCTGATTAACTGAACAAGTGTTTTGAAATAatactctgatttgatataaTGACTTATGTTTATGGATGAATATTTTATAATTATGGTttgattaatgttttaaaaatgaaatttttggtcatgattttgggatgttacaacttggtatcagagccttggtttgagggattcgggcacgctctcgggtgtgtctgaactgaggacttggtatgaaagttttcaaaaggaaatcatttttacaaaagaactttgagaaaaggaaaagaattttgaaaggagAAATAAATTGacaaagagaaaagggtgtggtgcatgcaatcagtcgagctcaagtaagtaccccaaaatacccatacaagtttaagttatgttgtgatatgtttatgaaAACTGCATGcaagattaggactaaggatctacggaggatgccttatgtgcccgttgcatgtgtatgagctttatgaattgcatgctagtacagctTCCTGGGTAAGGGATAGAACAGTTTGATTGGATTATGTGGTTAGTTTACCTTCCATTTtctaaatgttgcttgctttatgctttgtgggactcttagtaatgtgagctaactGTTAGGTGAATAttctaagtcacatgtggcacgggctggataatctcagattgatagtgtaacatccggaatcCCAAGTATgttaattatgtgtttattttgagtTTAATTGAGAGACTCGACGACTTGAGAgtataactcggcgagtagggtcgagttgaCTACGTGGGATTAATGGTCTACTCGACAATTCCgagagtcaactcgccgagtagacgttgagtggtgaaaccctaaatccccgggtttgggacctatttaagggcacttatagcctcatttgtggCAAACCTTTACTGAGAGTAAACACTAACGTCCTTTTGAGGTAGAGAGTGAGAAAGGAGCTAATTTTGGGGTCTTTTGGTACATTTCTTttgaagaggaagggaaggaatcatCAAGGAATAAGAAGGGGGCCTATAGATCAGTGTTATTTCGTCCAAAAGCTTCTGGAGAAGGTAAAAAGTTCTCACCTTTCTCCTTGTGGTGATTAGATTTCATGtttttgatgaacagggttttcTATCACCTTTTTGTTGAGATATGAGTACATGGAGTCCCTTTCAAGGTCtagactttagatctggaccttgtgaggtccaaaGGGTCCAAAGGCTCAAGCTTTATTCAGTCACTTAAGAGTTATTGTGTTTTGGTGCCCTTGTTGGAGTTATGATGGCATTTAGAGCAATATATGATATGCATGGTAATAAAGATCAaaactttacgtgacttttggaccttaggaggctagatctagggtttggagTAATGGATCTGACTTTGAACGTCTAAATGGGAAATTTGATTGAgtaaacttgccgagtccatgagctgacttgacgagtcggtTTGGGTCCGTCCCGGTGTTTGTGGCCAAgcgataactcgtcgagttgggggtcaactcgacgagctgagtgTAACCTTCATGAGACTTCTGTGGatacgagtggactcgacgagttgcatgagtgcactcaacgagtcgggtcaaacaagTACTATTGTCTCGAGACTAACTTATGTTGACTTTAGGGATGGGTCAatcatgagtaatggagaccatggaggggtaaaatggtcttttgcccacTTCccgagtagagagagaaagagtaacCTTTGGTTTACTTAGAGTTGAGAATTTGAGTATTGATTAGAGATATTTACCTTATGTGTTAGGCagtggctagttcgagattcaagtatgaGGATAACTGGTTGCTtgcttcgaggtgagtcttctcactatacatacctTGAGTAGCTaatctatgtgtgaccggagggtcttatatgcttaagttgtgtattgtgatatcctgcattatttcattatgatttatgttatgtattatgctgagtttactgagttaggaccggagggtccacccgagtatgggaccggagggtcccactaagacacattgaccggagggtcttacagtgatatagcctcgagtggataatGAGCTGTgtgtgtagtattttggggaactcactaaccttcgtgcttaccgtgttgtgtgttatgtgtttcaggttttttgaGGATCACGGAAAGGCACCgatttgattgtacacactagtgaTAGAGTTATGTTTTGGGGATTCTGGGCTTTAGTCAAACAATTATGAAGTCACGATTTGTAGATTAAATAAatggatttttgtgaaatgtgttatgagaatattatgattttaaatgaaaaattcattcgaaaatttatggtgttaaaagttggtatcagagcctttgtttgagggattcggatgcaccttcgcgTATGTCTGgaatcaaactgaggatttgagaaaagttttcaaaagaaaagattttttccaaaacgagtaagagtttctaacagaaaaacgagaaggagcagtgcgtacaatcagccagagcccgaacggtgatttcccaaaataccaaaaattcTTTGCTTTATGAAATATTGATGAGATTTTATGAGATatcattatgcatgctagaggataggctaggtaatTCATATTTAGGGCTAGAGATGCCTaatgtgtgatgccttagcctagggattgtCGCTATCTGTTATGTGccttgagtatgtgctgagtaagagtatctAGCAGGAATCATTCAGTGAGGGAGTTTTGAGTCGAGAgataatctaggggagatacctagatgagcatttgaggAGTCTATTGAGAAGAGTAATTAGATACCATGAGAGGTGAGACAGCCTGAGTTTAGTGATGCTTTTGAGTCAtgagtagagcaagtggagttgtGTGCTCGAGTGGTGTGTTAGTCTCGATGGAagttattcgatgcccgaatgttgcttgctttgtgctttgcggAACTTTTGATAATGGGAGTTAGCTACCgagtgaatatgatgatattcaggaggtaaaTGGCTGGCATtataaggagttcttcagcagctggtggcagagaagtgtgagaaacTAGAGGAGCCTAGTGAGTAATTTGAGTTCTATTAGTATGTTGATTAGGGAAGATTATGTGCCGGAGGCGAGTGCGTATAGCGAGATTGGTGATCGAGAGGGTTGAGCAGCAACTTAGGATTGGTTGCGATCTTTTCACCAGAGTATCGGGGCAGTCTGTCTGCCGCACGGTAATATTATAGCATGAGAGGGTCATCAGTGGGGACTTAGAGGGTCAAGGACAAGGATATACCATATTGAGTATAATAGGGCATATGTTAACAGCAGTGTTGGGTGATCAAGAGGAATATATCGGGGCAGTGGCTCTCATTGTCTAGGATGGATATCGAGTGTGGGAGTGAGATCTATGTTCTCATGATAATTCTCATGATGGGACGATGGCTGGGGAGTCAaagatgaggagtatgatagTTCATTATGTTCAGACTGAGAGTCATGGCTACTACGGGACAGTTGAGATGTCCGGTAGTGTGTCAGTATGAGATTTTGGATGACACGTTGGGAAATTTTAGAGGATTTTAACTGAGGTTCGGAATATCTGGAATTGCTTGGTCTCTATTGGGAAGATCATCGAGTGATATGTGGTACTTTCCAAGAGTAGGTGGGATGTACCTGGTGAAACAGTCTGTGGAATAAATTGTTGGTGTGCCAAATGGTTATGGTTTAAACCCTGAGTGGGGAAGAACCGGGTATTTTATTAAGAGAATCAGAGATTTGTTCAGGAGCAGTTAGAGAACTGGATATAGAGACTTGTGGTACAGATACATGAGACCAGGGTTATTGGTGGTCAAGGcgaggtgcagagcgagataatTCATGTTGTACGTGTTTAGGTAAGGATGAGTGTCACCACGGCAAGCAGCCGTTGGTCAGAGACCTTGTGGTGGTTGGGAATTCTTTGAGGTTGTAATGGTGAATTCAAGGTGGTTGGCTGGTAAGGATAGTTCCGGCGGTTGAGAATTTTTGGTTCGATGTATGGGTATGTCCCTAAGGAGGGATGAGTGAATCCATGACATATTGTCGTTGGCCAGAGAATTTATTATGGCTAGGAATTTTCTGCGGATTTGCAATTGTTGGGTTCAAGGCGGTTGGGTCGCCGAGTTCAAGGTGCAATGGTTGGGATTTGCGGGTATAGGTATAGAATGTGATCTATACTCCAGGTGGGGCAGCAGTTGATTTATCAACCAATTACAGAGTCGGTGTGAGTAGTTTGtgcgtgtcacaccccaaaaccggaacgacggaaacgttctggggtggatgacgtcatgtcaagtatcacaacacatgcatatagtaatcaaagtacaacaatacattgcattaatagtaataattttacatggttacattacatagtatcgAAGTAATACATttaatataataagtacagcaaggtactaagccatcttcatcagcagctccgggggaggtacctgtctaattgctgacctgagattacaagttatttgaaaatcgagtatcagcatttttacaaatgctggtgagttcataagcatttagtgacatttcattcaaataacttaataaagtaatagtttaagaggTTTCAGAGTATTagagtcttttccagaaaatcctatattttctttaaataaagcagccttctaccaagactggtcagtgatgtgtggtaaaaattagttttccctaagttgctatcattatcaaaatactaaatttgaatattgaggaaagcaaacgacatcagggaatatcatacgcctcagcagtgaggactgctgactaaggcaagaatcatagactccagggagGTATTAATCAAATgatacgcctggttcagtctaactaaggggagacatagaccccagaaggtactaggtgaaaggtacagctagtaaggtctaaacagagactatagaccccagacagtatcaaataaaagatacagctagcaaggtcgaaacagaggctatagaccccagacagtatcaaatgaaagatacagctagcaaggtcgcaacagagactatagaccccagacagtatcaaatgaaagatacagctagcaaggtcgaaacagagactatagaccccagacagtatcaaatgaaagatacagctagcaaggtcgaaacagaggctatagaccccagacagtatcaaatgaaagatacagctagcaaggtcgaaacagagactatagaccccagacagtatcaaatgaaagatacagctagcaaggtcgaaacagagactatagaccccagacagtatcaaatgaaagataccgcta
The genomic region above belongs to Lactuca sativa cultivar Salinas chromosome 4, Lsat_Salinas_v11, whole genome shotgun sequence and contains:
- the LOC111901530 gene encoding uncharacterized protein LOC111901530; translation: MAISYKQNTACGVRSIRFPTTSYPITHRIENELTHIKTWVLSSWSCKPTTETVSESLCKLSPLYGLLQELISSLSSIQNENWVDELMDALVGFLDVCGIMRDIVLEYKGHVVVLQCALRRRKGVSTLENSIVQYNSFRKRITKDVKRLIASFKQSMARKLDHQHDHDHEVVIKTVKEVTNVTVTIFESLLKLFLMEESKTPTENKWSIVVSKLFQKSRVTCEEHHHLQQEQRSRITYDFEGLDVVCPTRSIKDGLWSWSNGKCQLETMEAQLGRIEDSLESIYMTLIRTRGSLLNTVSYMN